GGGCGTCCATCATCGCCGTGGCCGCTATTGGCTTCTTCATTTCGCTGCTTATCCCGCAGAAAACCGCTTAGTTCGCAAGGGGTTGTTTTTTCCCATGGAATGGCTTTTGCAAATTGCCCGTAGCAGGTGTACATCTTTTCCTGGCCCAAGGCCTGACAAACGGCCCGGCGAATAACCATGGATTATAAAGCAAAGCTCAAACAGGAAGGATACACCCGGTACCGGGGCGCTGTTGACGCCTCGGTGTACGAGTATTTCAACTGCGACTGTTCGTGGAAGGCCCAGTGGTACCTGAAAAAGGGCCACTACCGCTGCTGCGGCTGCAAGGAGCGGTGCGAAACCCGAGATCCCGAAGGGTTCCAGCTTTTCCTCGATCTGGGATAAGGCAACCAAGGAAGGACAATGCGACGCATCCTCATCGCCCTGAGCCTGGCCCTGTCCATGGCCCTGACCGCCGTTCCGGCTCCGGCCTCGGACTACATGGACATGGACATCTGTCTGGGAAAGCAGGTCCTGGGGCGCATCCTGTGCAAGGACCCTCAGGAAATCAATTACGTGTCCCAGGTCAGGGATAACATCTACCTGTTCTCGGTGTTCTATGCCAAGCAGGTGGCCCGGTTCGTGGTCGGCATTTCGGGCGACAAGATCCGCGTCCAGGGACGGGAGTTCCTCAAGCTCACCCGGACCATTCCCTACGATTTCGACACGACCAGCAAATGCGCCGTTGTCGAATACTCCTCCTCGGAATGTACGCGCACCGAACCCATCGTCTGCTGCACGGAAAAGACCGAAGAGGACGTCAAGGAAGAGAAGTTCTGGGATCGTCCCATTCCCGATCTGCTTGAGGAAGATTTGAAAAAGGCCTTGGAGGTCCTTCCCCCGGAAGGACAGCCCGCCCAGGAACAGAACGGTCAGGGTGCCCCGGCCGCGCCTCCGGCGCAATAGTGTCCCGGACAATGAAAAACGAGAGCCTCCGCAGCAACGCGGGGGCTTTTTTGTGTCCTACGACCGTCCGGTTGGTCAGGGAGAGGGAATGGAAGCGGCGCTGCCTACACCTTCCTGAACCAGAGCAGGAGGGCTATGAGGACGACGGCTGGGTAGAGGGGCCACCAGATCTTGTAGACGATGCAGGCAGTGGCCACCCCGGCGAGAATCAGGACGTAAGCCCAGGCTTCGAGCATGCGCTTGAGGGAGCGCAGAAGGTCGCCGGGCACACCCTGATGGCGGAAAGGCTCCAGGGGCGCGTCCACAGCGGGCTCATTGCTCGGTGCGGCAATTCTGGATGACTGGAGCTTGTTGCCGCATCGGGGACAGGCCAGGGTGTCGTCGGAGTTCTTGGCTCCGCATTTGGTACAGGTGATCACAGGGACGTTATGAACGCCGGGAAGGAGAAAGGTCAAGACCCGCCCCGGCCCTTCCATCCCGGCGCGGTTGGTGATATGGATTCTTCAGAAAAGCCCGAAGCGGCTCAGCATTGCGCAACCCCTTGCGCTATTGAGGATAATCGAACCGATGAGCGAAACACCCGCCCGAGACACACGACCGGACAAGGAAACACGCCTTGCCTCCTATCAGAAAAAGCTGCGCGCTCTGAAGGAGCGCTCGTCCCTGCGTGAAGTCACGGAGCGCGAGATGCTGCTGGCCATACTGGAGAGTAACAGCGCGGCCATCAACGAGTATCCCATGCTCGAAGCCCAGCGAAGCAGCGTCATGGAACTGCTGTGCGGGCGGGTGGGTCATCCCGGATACGAAATCATCCACGAGCGGGTCGGCCAGTTCATCATTCTGCTGGCTCACTACGAAAAGGCGGTCAAAACAGGGGACTCGGCCCGGCGGGAAGAGCTGGAGGCGACCCTGCTGAACAACGAGGCGGTACTGGTCAAATGCGCCCAGGGCATCGTGTATGCCATGGCTCTGATCACGGACAATTTCGAGGAGCTGGTTCTGCGCTATTTCGGCAAGCAGAGTATGGCGCAGTACAGCGGCCTCATTGAAAAGCATCAGCTTGACCAGGCCTTCTGGAGCGCCTTTGTCGAGGAGTTCATCGCCAGCGGAGTGGTGGACGCCCACAGGGAGATTCTGGAAGGCGAGAAGTTCGAGATTTCCAAGGAGCGGACCTTCCTGGTCATCCGTTTCCTGTTCGACGACATTCTGTCCAAGCTCAACCCCACTGACCAGGAGATAACCAAGACCCGTATCCAGAACTGCTTCATCGCGGCCCGCGAAGAACCCGAGGTCCGGGACAGGGCCAAGTTGATTCAGGCCATCCTGCTCAAAGGGCTGAAGGAAGTGTCGCAGTTTGACAAGTTGTCCGCAGGCGAGCTGCTCCATGCGGCACGCGTGGCATGTATGGACAATGTGGCGGCGGAGTTCGAGACCCAGTACAAGGCCCGTGTGGCCGAGGCCGAAGCAATCCGCAAAGGGGAGGTGGACAAGAAGCCTCCCGAGGAGCGCAAAAAGGAACTGGCCTGGTTCAAGTTCGTGCAGGACCAGTTGGTGGCCCTGGGGTTGGGCGCGTCCATTGCCATCGGTGTGACCAGCGATCATTTCTACAAGGCGCTGGAAGCAGTGGTTCCGGATCAGATCAATGGCATCCTCCCCCTGAAAAAGGACTTCAGCCTGCCGGTTCTCGAGAAGATTCTCTTTTTCCTGTTGGAGAACCACTTTATCCAGATTCTCAAGGAGTGCGGGCGCGAGGAGGGCGGCAAGATTCAGGTGCGCAGCGGCAGGGCCCGACGCGTTTCCGCCTCGGCCGTGAACGAACTGCCCGGCATGTCCAAGATCCGCAAGAAGCAGTTGTTCGGCAACGACGTGACCCGCGAGGACACTTTGCTCTTCAAGCCCAAGACCGCCAAACAGTTGAGCGACTCCATGTCCATGCTTTCGCTTGAGCCCGCGCTGCAACAGGGGCTGGCGGGTCTGTGGAAGCAAGCCGTGTTTCGGGTGGACATCATGGTCCTGATCAACCTGGAGCTGGTGGCCCGGGCCACGACCAATCTGACGGTCAAACTGACCGAAATCCTGGAAAAGTACGGCGTACAAAAGACCGCCTGACCCGTTGCCGGGAGGCGGTCCGTTTACAGTTCATTGTCGGCTGTCGGCGTTAGCGACGGAAGACGATGGTCTTGTTGCCGTCCACTATGACCCTGTCCTCCAGGTGCCATTTTACGGCCCGGGCCAGGACGTGCCGTTCGATGTCGCCGCCCAGCCTCTTGAGATCGTCCACATCGTGGCTGTGGGTCACGCGGATGACGTCCTGCTCGATGATCGGCCCTTCGTCCAGCTTCTCAGTGACATAGTGGGCCGTCGCGCCGATGAGTTTGACGCCGCGTTCGTGCGCCCTGCGGTACGGGTCCGCGCCCACGAAGGCGGGCAGGAACGAGTGGTGGATGTTGATGATCCGGTTGGGGTAGCGCTTGACGAAATCCGAGGTCAGGATCTGCATGTACCGGGCGAGCACGATGAGGTCCACCTGTCCGTCCATGAGCTCGATCATGGTGTCCTCGGCCGTGACCTTGTCGCGCAGGGACGGGCCGACGGGTACATGATGGAAAGGCACTCCGAAGTTCTCCACCTCGCGCCGCAGGGTCGGGTGGTTGGAAATGACCATGGCCACTTCGGTCTCCAGGTCGCCGCGCTTCCACCGCCAGAGCAGCTCCATGAGCGCGTGGTCCACCTTGGAGCAGAGGATGACCATCTTTTTGGGTTCCCATACGGGATTCAGCGACCAGTCCATGACAAAGCCGTTGGTGACCTCTTCGGCGAACTCCTGGCGCAGCTCGTCCAGGCCGTCCGTGTCCAGGCCGGGCAGGAAGAACTCGTTGCGCATGAAGAACCGTCCGCCTTCGGGGTCGGTGGAGTGCTGGTCCGAGTGGATGATGTTGGCGTTTTTCCGGTGCAGGTAGCCGGATACCGCGGCGACGATGCCGGGTTGGTCCGGGCAGGTGATCAACAGCCGGACGGTGCTTTCCTTGGATTCGGTCATGGTCTTGATTGCCTTTGCTGAAAAAAGTTCGGTCCGGTCGGAAAACAGGCCCGCCCGGGCGCAAATTTGCGCTTTACCGCAAAAGGCGGTCGAATAAAAGTCTTTTCCTCGCCCGCGACCCGATAGGGGTTGGCAAGGACGTCATTCGGCAGTATAGGCAGGGCTGACAATTCCAAGACGACAACCACAGATGAGGAACGCATGTCTGAATCCGCTTTGCACAAAGTGATGGACCACGCCTCGGCCGGGTTGGCCGCCCGCAAGGCCTTCTTCGACACCAAGGCGGAACTGGTGGTAGAGATATCCCGGGCCATGGCGGTATGCCTGGCCGGAGGTGGTAAGGTCATGTTTTGCGGCAACGGCGGTTCCGCCGCCGACAGCCAGCACCTGGCCGCCGAGTTCACCAACCGGTTCCGTATGGAACGGCCGCCGCTGCCGGGCCTGGCCCTGACCACCGATACCTCGGCCCTGACCGCCATCGGCAACGACTATAGCTTTGACGAGGTCTTCTCCAAACAGCTGCTCGCCCTGGGGCGTCCCGGAGATATGCTTGTGGGCTTCTCCACGTCCGGCACCAGCACCAACGTCATCCGGGCCATGCGCGAGGCCAAGCGCAACGACATCGTCACCGTGGGCATGACCGGGCAGAGCGGCGCCGAGATGGCATCCGTGTCCGACTTCCTGGTGACCGTGCCTTCCGGCGATACCGCCGTCATCCAGGAAATCCATATCGCGGCCGGACACATGTTCTGCCACCTGGTGGACCACTTCCTGTTCGAGGCCGTGGCCGAGTTGACTCCGTACCTGCCGGAATCCAAGGGTTAGCCCCGGACTTCGAGCCGACCGAAAAAAGCCCCCGCGACAGTTCGCGGGGGCTTTTTTCGTGGTCTGATTCAGTCAGCCGGGATTATTCTGCGCCGTGCTCCGCGCCCAGCATTTTGCGGAACGCTAGAGCCGCGTCATGGTCAAGGCCCGCGCTCTCGAAGACCGCCGCCGCGAATGCGGCCGGGGCCGTGCCGGGCGCAGTGATCACCCGGTTGTCCACAACCGCCTCCGGGACGGGCACAAATAACTCCGACCCGGCATAGCCCGGCGCGTGACGGTGGAGGTAGTCGGCGTCATTGGACGTGTGTCGGACGTCGTCCAGCAGTCCGGCCCTTGCCAGGGCCAGCGTGCCGCCACAGATGCCGGCCACGACGCCTCCCCGAGAATGGTGGGCCAGGAGCAGGTCGTCGAGAACCGGGGCGTCATCGGTCTCCCAGATGGTCCCGCCTATGACGACGATCACTTTAGGTGACCAATCGCGGATCGCCTCCACTCCGTCGGGTATGAAGGCCTTCAACCCGCCCATGGAGCGGATCTCACCTGTATTTGGCGTGAAAAAACCGGTGTCCAGACCGTAAAACGGGCCGCCTGTTCCGGCTATGAGTCCGTATTCCCAGTCTGCGAATCCCTGCGTGAGGATGAGAGCCACTTTTTCCATGACGCAATCCTGGCGGTTTGGTGCGTGCAACGGTTCTGGCTGTTTCCGGTCAGAAGTCCTCCCGCTTGATGCGGATGGTAAGCCCCTTTTCACGGAGCTTTTGAGCCAGAATGTTGGCGCGTTGGATTGAGGGAACCGTGCTGATGACCAATTGTGCGGTGCCGTGTTCGTCCCAGACCCAGATGTTCTCGGGCAGGACGAGACCCGCCTTGCGGGTGGCTTTCAGCAACTGCTGACGGGCGGTCTCGCGCTGGTCGAAGGACTCGTTGTCCAGCGGTTCGCCACAGGCCAGGACCCACCAGCCACGTGGCCGGAGGTTCGGGTCGGTCTCCTCCCCGAAACTCTGGGCCGTGATGGCGGCCTGTTTGGCCCGCACCACTGCGGTCATGCGCATGATGCTTTCTTCCAGTTGCCTGATATCGTTTGGCATAGTCCTCATTCCCCCAAGGCGGCAAAAGCCGGTTGCCTCAATGTATTGTTACTCCGGCCCTCAAGGAATGGCAAGTAAAGCCAGAGTTGGGGGGTCGTGTTTTTTCGGCCCCTTGCGCAGGGCCGGGTGCGGATGTATTGTGTGCAATATGGTCTACTTGTCCGGTTCCACCCCTCGACGCACCCCGTTGCAGCGCATGGCCCGTGTCCTTCTCGGGCTCGTGGCGGTCTCGTTCATTGTCTGGGCGCTGGTCTCCATCCCTTACGATATTCTGCGGGCCGAGCGCTCCCGGTTGTTCGGCGAAGAGATCACTACCGGGCTGGTGCTCAAACTGCGCACGGACGAAGATCCGGACCATCCCCATGCACGGGTGGTCATCGAATACACCTACGTGGACCCCGACGGCTACGCGCGCCGGGCAGAGGCCCGACTGCCCGACAGTCTTTGGCGCAGTTACCGTCCGGGTAGGGTCATCAAGGTTCTGCTCGTCAAGGGACGGCCGGACATTTCGCGCATCCCGGACGAGGTCGAACCCGCCTTTCAGGTCTGGCTTAGAAATCTGATGAATTGAGCGGCCTGATCAGTCGCCGTACTGCTTGGGAAACTTTTCGCCCATGAGGTATTCCATGGCTTCGCGGTCGATGGTGCCCGAGGCTATCAGGAACTCCAGCCCCGCGACCATGGGGTGGTAGGTGATCCCGTGCGGCAGTTCATCGGCCTGTCCGTACAGGAACCGCTCGGCAGGCACGGCCTCGTCCACCTCGATGATGCCGTCACTGGCCAGCATCGAAGGCAGCACATGGTCCAGGATGTATCCGCCGGGCAGGGTGGTCCACAGGTGGTAGGTCCCCAACGCGTCCTCTCCCGACTCGCTCTCGACCATCTTGCGGAAATGCGCGGGCGTGACCGGAAAGCGCATCCCGCCATCCACGGACACGTTGCCCATGGTCAGCACGCCGCCCGGAATGTGGAATTTCTTGGCCAGCATGTGGAACATGCCGAAGCTCACGTTCAATCCCTGCACCGACCGTTGGCGGAACGGAATGTGCCCGGTCTCCTCGATGGCGTTCAACACGGCTTGGTCCAGAACCACCGCCGTCTCGTTGATAGCCACTTCGCCCAAACCCAGCTTTTTGGTCCGCGATGCCGCGGCCTTGAATTCCTTGAGATATGACATGGAGGAGAGCTATCATGTAGGTTCGTCTCAAGCAAGCCGTATTGAATCGGGCTTTATCGTTGACATATGGCAGAGTTGAATAGCATAATTTTACAATCTGCCTTTCATCAATGTACTGATTTCAACATACGCATACCATGTCGCAAAAATTTTATTTCCACATAGGCCTGCCCAAGACCGGCACGACATCCATCCAGGATTTTCTTGAGCTTAATGAAGATGTGTTGCGTGAGCACAATCTTCTCAGAGTGCCGCATTGGCTTTATGAAGAAGCCAGCAATATGAAGCCTCGGGAAAGATCCATTCGGTTCATAGAAGAGCATTTGGGCGAGGGCCGGGATTTCATACTCAGTAACGAGGGCGCCAGCATGGTCCTTTCCGAAGAACCGGAGAGGCTGTTTTTGCAGGAACGGTTTCCCTCGCTGGAATTGCACATCATCGTCTATCTTCGTCGCCAGGATGTTCTCTTCGAATCAAGCCGCAATCAGATGATCTGTTGCGGCGTTCCGGTCCCGGAAGGAGATCGGCAGGCTTGGTTCGGCCCTTCCTCCATCCCCTTCTTTCCGTTTCTTGGTGACAGATTCTATGATTTCGCGTCATGGCTCGAGCCTCTTGCCCGCACGGTCGGTCAGGAGAACATGCATGTCAGAGTCTTTGAACCCGACAGGTTCAAAAACGGCGACTTGATCGAGGATTTTTTGGATGTGCTCGGCATACCGTTCTCCGATACGTTCAAGCGGTGCGCAGTGATGTCCAACCCGTCCCTGGATGTTCGCTTTACACAACTGTATGGACGGCAACTCGCGATGTTTCCGGATCTGCCTTCGGTGGGCCGCATTCTCTGCGAAAAAGGGCTGCTCGGTGTGAACGCCCTGATGGGGAAGCAGGGGAACAAATATTTCACCAGTGACGAACGCAAACGAATTATGGACATGTTCAGAGAGTCCAATGAAAAGGTTGCGGCCTCTCTGATGGGCAGCAAGGAGGCTCTTTTCTCCGAGCGGATGCCCTCCGAGGCGCCGCCACCTTTTTCCCGTGAGGAACTCGAATTAATACCGATGGTATTGAATCGGCTCTGGTACGAGGCCGTTGCCCGCATGGATTACGGTACGTACAACACCATCAAACTGCGCCACGCCCAGGATGGACACAAAAAAGGTGATGCCTCAGCTTCGAAGGAGTATCGCCGTCGCAAGTTGATCAACAGTCTGGGCAAGCTTTTTTCCAAGGGCTTTTATAGCCACTTCAAATCCTTTTTCCCTTCAGACTTGTCCCTCCCCGGCAAAGACCGGGATAGGAAATAAATCCAAAACTCCGCGCCAAAATGCGTAATGCCCGCTGCCGGGGGCAGCGGGCATTACATTCCACTATCCTCAAGCCCCTTTCCTCAAAGGGGCTATGGGAACTCGATTAGTTACACAGGCAGTCGCTGAAGACCACGCGGTCGGTGTATTCCGCCTGCTTGCCCTTGTTCCACCGGGAAACCGGGCGGTAGTAGCCCACGATGCGGGTGTAGACCTCGGCCTCCTGGCCGCAGGTGGGGCATTCGAAGTGTTCGCCCAGAATATAACCGTGCTCCTTGCAGATGGAGAAGGTGGGCGTCACGGAGATGTACGGGATCTTGGTCTTGGAAAACGCCTTGAGGATGAAGTTCTTCAAGGATTTCGGATCGGTCACGGCCTCGCCCAGGAAGGTGTGGAACACGGTCCCGCCGGTGTACAGCGGCTGGAGCTGGTTCTGGTGTTCCAGTGCGTAGAGCACGTCCTCGGAGATGCCCACGGGCAGCTGGGTGGAGTTGGTGTAGTACGGCGTGCCGTTGCCCTGGGTCTTGATGTCGGCGTAGAGCGATTTGTCGATCTTGGCCAGCCGGTAGCTGGTGCCTTCGGCGGGCGTGGCTTCGAGGTTGTAGAGGTTGCCGGTCTCTTCCTGGAAGCGGCTGGTGATGCGGCGCAGGTGGTTCAACGTACGGCGCATGAGGCGCACGCCGCCCTCGGTCTCGATGCCTTTGCCGATGAGGTTCAGGCAGGCCTCGTGCCCACCGAGCAGGCCGATGGTCGAGAAGTGGCCCTTGTAGCCGTTCTTGAGATAGCGCCTGGACCAGGGGAACATGCCCGACTCGAGGTTGTTGTTGATGATCTTGCGCTTGTATTCCAGGGAATCCTTGGCCAGCTCGGCGTATTCCTCGACCAGGTCGAGGAAGTCATCCTCGCTTTGGGCCAGATAGGCGAGCTTGGGCAGGTTCAGGGTGACCACGCCGATGGAGCCGGTCAGGTCGCCCGCGCCGAACAGTCCGCCGGTCTTGTTGCGCAACTCGCGAAGATCCATCTGGAGCCGGCAGCACATGGAGCGCACGTCCTCGGGGCTCAGGTCGGAGCTGATGAAGTTCTGGAAGTAGGGCACGCCGTATTTGGCGGTCAGCTTCATGAGTTTTTCGCCGATCTCCGACTCCCAGGGGAAGTCTTCGGTGACGTTGTAGGTCGGAATGGGGAAGGAGAAGATACGGTCGGAGTGGTCGCCGCCGAGCATGACCTCGATGTACGCCTCGTTGATCATATCCATCTCTTCCTGGAAGTCAGCGTAGGTCAGTTCCTCATGGTACCGGCCGCCGACAATAATGGGCTCCTTGGCGATGTGCTTGGGAGCCACCAGATCGAAAGACAAGTTGGTGAACGGCGACTGGCCGCCCCAGCGAGAGGTGGTGTTCAGGTTGAAGACGAACTTCTGCATGCACTGGAGCACCTGATCGTAGGAAAGGCCGTCCTCGCGGATGAACGGGGCGAGGTAGGTGTCCACGTTGTTGAACGCCTGGGCTCCGGCCCATTCGTTCTGCAAGGTGCCCAGGAAGTTGTTCATCTGGCCGAGCGCGGTGTCGAAGTGCCGTGCCGGACCGGCCGAGGCGCGGCCTTCCAGGTTGAAGCCTTCCAGCAGCAGGTCGCGCAGGGACCAGCCCGCGCAGTATCCGGCGAGGCCGAAGGAAAGATCATGGATGTGGAAATAGCCGTGCTCGTGGGCAAGGCGGATTTCCTCGGGGTATTTCTCCAGCGCGTAGCGAGCCTGGACCGTGCCGGACAGATGCAGCATGAGCCCCTGGAAGGAATGGGTCATGTTGGCGTTTTCGTTCACGCGCCAATCGGCCTGATCAAGGTAGGTGTCGATAACGTCCTTGATGTCCAGGTACGCCGCTTTCTGGGAGCGGAGCTGACGGCGTTTCTCGCGGTACAGGATGTACTTCTTGGCGATGTCGTACTGGCGGCCCTCCATGAGGACCTGCTCGACCATGTTCTGGACGTGCTCCTGCTCGGGGATGTCCATGCCGTCAAGTTTCTTCTCGACCTTGCGGGCCAGCCGCTTGGCGAGAAGCGGGTCTTTGATCCCGCTGGCGCTGAGCGCCTTGAAAATGGCCTGTGCGATGCGATTAGTCGACCAGGTTTCCAGCCGGCCGTCTCTCTTCATGATTTGGCTTGGCATGCTCCGGCGTCCTCCTTGGGGGCACGTATTTCTGAATTGTCAGTTCGTGGTTGGGGGGCAGATAGCTTTGCGCGACGTCGATGTCGGCTTGGGTCAGCCCGGGGACCTGGGTGATACGGAAGTAAAAAGCCCCAGGCAGGGCGTCGGCCATCTCGAAGATGCGGGCCATGTTCGCGCGAGCGGCGATTTCGGATACCGCGTTGCCGGTCAGGGACGGGTATTTGGCCCAGGGGCCTTTAACGTCCACGGCAAAGGTGTCCACGAGTTTTTCCTCAAGGAGTTCGGCGACCACTTCGGGGCGCATGCCGTTGCTGTCCATCTTCACAGGCATGCCGGTCTTCTTGATTTCGAAGGCCAGTTCGCCCACGCCGGGAACCGTGGTGGGCTCGCCGCCGGAGATGGTCACGCCGTCCAGCCATCCGGCCCGGTCTCGCAGATACGCTTTGACGCGCTGCGGATCGAGGACGGGCAGTGACTGCATGTCCCAGGCTAGCTGGAAGTTGTGGCAGGTGGGGCAGCGCAGATTGCAGCCGCCAAGAAAGATGATGCAGGATGTCCTTCCGGGCCAATCACACAGGCTCAGATTCTCGAACCCGCGAACAAAATTCCAGGCCCCTTTCGGCTCGTTCATCTCAACTCCTCAGGAAACAACTCGCCGCTTTCGCGGCAGCGCATGGCGTAAGTGATCATAATGTCCGGGGATGCTGTTACCGTCACCACTCCCGGAGCGGGCGCGGACGCTGTTTCTCGAAGAAAAAGGGCGTGGGCGCGTGAGGGCTACACTATCTCAGCAGTATAATTTTGTACAGGGGGGATTCAGAAAATGTTTGGCTACATAAGTGAATTTCAGCAGTTATTGGTGAATATTGCTGATTACAGGAAGTATGTAAAAGTTTTCCACTGTTGTTAAATAGTGAACAGACCAATATAGTTAACTTTTTTCTAGAGTAAGTTTAGAAAAAAGTTTTTTCGTTTTCAGAGGGATTGGTTTTCGACAGAGGGGGGATGTGACGGAATGGAAAAGGGTAGGCTTGATCCGTTGAAAAGTAATTACCACAAGGGTTACCGGTTGGGAACAGAAAAAGGGCCGTATTCCACAGGAAAAAGAACAATCCGATGAGGCGTTTTTGGCATTGAGCGGCAAAGCCCCGTCAGCCGTGGGACAGGGCTTTGTCAATACGTTTAGAGAGGGGTGGCTGTGACAATTTTGTCTATTGTTACAACCCGGTTTCGTATGTGCCGATTGTTCCCGGAGCTTGTCCCGAACCGTTTCTTTGAGCCCGCCTTGGTCGGAATACCCCGCCGACGGGCACTTGCAGAGCGCATGCCGCAGCCTAGAACGATGCCCGGCCGTCTATCAGGGCGTTACGCTGGTAGGCGCGCAGGCCGAACTCGGGCAGGGCGGCCAGGAGATGATCCATGATGTCGGACTTGATGTCTTCGTGCAGAGCCCACGCGGTCTCGCTGGTGAAACAGTAAATCTCCAGGGGGAGACCGTCGTCGGCATGGGGCTGGAGTTGACGCACCAGTAGCGTCATGTCCTGGCGGATCTTGGGGTGTGAGTGGAGATATTCCAGGGCGTAGTGCCGGAACAGCCCGATGTTGGTCATGCGGCGGCCGTTGAGGGGCGAGGACGGGTCGGCCGACGAGGCCTGGTTGGCCGTGTCGATTTCCTTCTGGCGCATCTCGATGAAGGGGGCCAGGTGCTGAACGGCCATCAACCGTTCCTTGAGCGCGTTGTCCGCAAACCGGATGGAAGACTGGTCGATCATGATCGACCGCTTCACTCTGCGCGCGCCGCTTCGGGTCATGCTCTCCCAGTTCTTGAACGGGGTGTCCAGGAACTTGAAGGTCGGGATGGCCGTAACGGTCATGTCCCAGTTCTGGACCTTGACCGTGTTCAGTGCGATGTCGATGACCGAGCCGTCAGCGTTCATGGCGGGCATTTCGATCCAGTCCCCGGTATGAAGAAGGTCGTTGGCCGACATCTGGATGCCCGCCACCAGGGAGAGGATGGTGTCGCGGAAGACCAACATGAGCACTGCGGTCATGGCACCGATACCGGAGAGAAGGCCCCAGGGCGACTCTCCGAGAAGGATGGCCACCACCGAGACTCCACCGAGAATGTATATGAACAGCTTGATCAGCTGGACGTATCCCTTGATCGGACGGCGGCTGGAGACCTTGAAGGTGCGGTACAGGGCGGACAGGGCGTCCATGAGCTTGGCCAGGACCAGCACCACGCTTACGGCCAGGTAGGCAAAGATGAGGTGGTCGAGGAGTCCTTTGAGGCCGGAGAAAAATTCCAGCCCCCAGAAGAAGACAGGGGCCGGGGCCAGGAGCGCGGCCCGGGAAAAGAACCCCGATTCGAGCAGGATGTTGTCGAACTTGCTGCGCGTGCGCCGGGCAAAGACGCGGGCGCCCCGCACCAGCAACCAGCGGGCCAGGAAAAAGGCGAGCAGTCCGGCCAGCAGAAGCAGGACGCTTTTGGCCGCTATGTCCAGAATCGGGTTGGTCTGAATGAGGGTGACAGGAAGGTCTAAGGACAGGTCGAGGTTCACGTGGGAAGGCTCCTTGTGCGCTTGTTCTGATTCTTATCTAACATATTCGGCGGTTTTTGAGAACCGTGTGCACCGTCAGGGCCGTTTTGTGCACCAGTTTGACAATGCCCACGTTGTCCTCCATGGTTTTCGGGAAAAAGTCCCGAGGGAAATCATACATGGGTTACTGGTTTATCATAGTCATGACCGTCTCCACCCTCCTGGTCCTGTACCTGGGGTGGCGGCTTATCAATCCTTTGCGGGTGGGAATCAAGCGTAAGCTCACGCTCTGGTTCCTGCTGGCTCTTATCCTGTTCGGCCACCGGCTGACCTGGGTTCTGCACCGGACCAATCGCTTCGAGCTGTTGGCCTGCGATACCATCGACTGGATCGGGTTCACCTTTCTCGGCTTCATCTCAATCCTGGTGGTCTTCATGCTCGCCCGGGACATCCCCAGCCTGTTCGGGCGGATGATCGGGGGCGTGAAGCGGTTGTTCACCCGGCGCAGCAGGCTGCCGTATTTCATTGGTCCGGACAAGGCGCGCCGCCGCTTTCTTCTCAATGCCTCCAACGGGGTGATCATGGCGGCGGTTCTGCCCATGGCCGGGTTCGGCGTGTACAACGCCCGGCGCAAGCCTTCGGTGCTGACCAACGACCTGCGCCTGTCAGGCCTGCCCGACGGACTGGACGGCTTCACCATCGCGCAGATTTCCGACACCCATATCGGTCCGACCATCCGTGGCGACTGGGCGCGGCAGGTGGTCGCAGAGGTC
The sequence above is a segment of the uncultured Pseudodesulfovibrio sp. genome. Coding sequences within it:
- a CDS encoding anaerobic ribonucleoside-triphosphate reductase activating protein, which translates into the protein MNEPKGAWNFVRGFENLSLCDWPGRTSCIIFLGGCNLRCPTCHNFQLAWDMQSLPVLDPQRVKAYLRDRAGWLDGVTISGGEPTTVPGVGELAFEIKKTGMPVKMDSNGMRPEVVAELLEEKLVDTFAVDVKGPWAKYPSLTGNAVSEIAARANMARIFEMADALPGAFYFRITQVPGLTQADIDVAQSYLPPNHELTIQKYVPPRRTPEHAKPNHEERRPAGNLVD
- a CDS encoding DNA-binding protein, producing MDYKAKLKQEGYTRYRGAVDASVYEYFNCDCSWKAQWYLKKGHYRCCGCKERCETRDPEGFQLFLDLG
- a CDS encoding D-sedoheptulose 7-phosphate isomerase, producing the protein MSESALHKVMDHASAGLAARKAFFDTKAELVVEISRAMAVCLAGGGKVMFCGNGGSAADSQHLAAEFTNRFRMERPPLPGLALTTDTSALTAIGNDYSFDEVFSKQLLALGRPGDMLVGFSTSGTSTNVIRAMREAKRNDIVTVGMTGQSGAEMASVSDFLVTVPSGDTAVIQEIHIAAGHMFCHLVDHFLFEAVAELTPYLPESKG
- a CDS encoding DJ-1/PfpI family protein — its product is MEKVALILTQGFADWEYGLIAGTGGPFYGLDTGFFTPNTGEIRSMGGLKAFIPDGVEAIRDWSPKVIVVIGGTIWETDDAPVLDDLLLAHHSRGGVVAGICGGTLALARAGLLDDVRHTSNDADYLHRHAPGYAGSELFVPVPEAVVDNRVITAPGTAPAAFAAAVFESAGLDHDAALAFRKMLGAEHGAE
- a CDS encoding zinc ribbon domain-containing protein, whose product is MTFLLPGVHNVPVITCTKCGAKNSDDTLACPRCGNKLQSSRIAAPSNEPAVDAPLEPFRHQGVPGDLLRSLKRMLEAWAYVLILAGVATACIVYKIWWPLYPAVVLIALLLWFRKV
- a CDS encoding ribonucleoside triphosphate reductase, with the translated sequence MPSQIMKRDGRLETWSTNRIAQAIFKALSASGIKDPLLAKRLARKVEKKLDGMDIPEQEHVQNMVEQVLMEGRQYDIAKKYILYREKRRQLRSQKAAYLDIKDVIDTYLDQADWRVNENANMTHSFQGLMLHLSGTVQARYALEKYPEEIRLAHEHGYFHIHDLSFGLAGYCAGWSLRDLLLEGFNLEGRASAGPARHFDTALGQMNNFLGTLQNEWAGAQAFNNVDTYLAPFIREDGLSYDQVLQCMQKFVFNLNTTSRWGGQSPFTNLSFDLVAPKHIAKEPIIVGGRYHEELTYADFQEEMDMINEAYIEVMLGGDHSDRIFSFPIPTYNVTEDFPWESEIGEKLMKLTAKYGVPYFQNFISSDLSPEDVRSMCCRLQMDLRELRNKTGGLFGAGDLTGSIGVVTLNLPKLAYLAQSEDDFLDLVEEYAELAKDSLEYKRKIINNNLESGMFPWSRRYLKNGYKGHFSTIGLLGGHEACLNLIGKGIETEGGVRLMRRTLNHLRRITSRFQEETGNLYNLEATPAEGTSYRLAKIDKSLYADIKTQGNGTPYYTNSTQLPVGISEDVLYALEHQNQLQPLYTGGTVFHTFLGEAVTDPKSLKNFILKAFSKTKIPYISVTPTFSICKEHGYILGEHFECPTCGQEAEVYTRIVGYYRPVSRWNKGKQAEYTDRVVFSDCLCN
- the purU gene encoding formyltetrahydrofolate deformylase, encoding MTESKESTVRLLITCPDQPGIVAAVSGYLHRKNANIIHSDQHSTDPEGGRFFMRNEFFLPGLDTDGLDELRQEFAEEVTNGFVMDWSLNPVWEPKKMVILCSKVDHALMELLWRWKRGDLETEVAMVISNHPTLRREVENFGVPFHHVPVGPSLRDKVTAEDTMIELMDGQVDLIVLARYMQILTSDFVKRYPNRIINIHHSFLPAFVGADPYRRAHERGVKLIGATAHYVTEKLDEGPIIEQDVIRVTHSHDVDDLKRLGGDIERHVLARAVKWHLEDRVIVDGNKTIVFRR